One Nostoc punctiforme PCC 73102 DNA window includes the following coding sequences:
- a CDS encoding M16 family metallopeptidase, which yields MRYRSELRLHNCVELWLKLQKLLKQLTNTVFPASVFRLESGLTFIHQEIPTTPVVVADVWVRAGASLEPKPWFGMAHFLEHMIFKGTATLPPGMFDSKVENWGGVSNAATSYDYANYSLTTAAPYLKDTLPYLGELLLNAAIPEDEFSRERDVVLEEIRSCQDDSDWIGFQALIQSIYPHHPYGRSVLGTEQELMQQSPEAMRCFHHAHYQPENMTVVIAGGIAQQPAWELVNRSFSDFAERSNCPQFEKVTKPVITGIHRQELCLPRIEQARLLMAWLVPGVEEIRTSYGLDLLSVLLAEGRTSRLVRDLREDLQLVQGIYSSFSLQRESSLFTITAWLEPENLEEVESLICAHLDNLQTEGISEQELARTRRLLCNEYAFSTETPNQLTGLYGYYNTIAQAELAVTYPQQIQSFDAQELQKLAKQYLSPQNYAVTVLKPC from the coding sequence ATGAGGTATCGTTCAGAGTTAAGATTACACAATTGCGTTGAATTGTGGTTAAAGCTACAAAAATTGTTAAAACAACTAACTAATACCGTATTTCCAGCCTCAGTCTTCCGACTAGAGAGTGGTTTAACTTTTATTCATCAAGAGATTCCCACTACTCCTGTAGTTGTGGCTGATGTTTGGGTGCGTGCTGGAGCAAGCCTAGAGCCAAAACCGTGGTTTGGGATGGCGCACTTTTTAGAACACATGATTTTTAAAGGTACGGCAACGCTTCCCCCTGGAATGTTCGATTCCAAAGTTGAAAACTGGGGTGGCGTAAGCAATGCGGCGACAAGCTATGATTATGCTAATTATTCACTCACCACAGCTGCCCCTTATTTAAAAGATACTTTGCCCTATTTGGGCGAACTACTGCTCAATGCGGCAATTCCAGAAGATGAATTTAGCCGCGAACGGGACGTGGTGCTAGAGGAAATTCGCTCTTGTCAGGACGATTCCGACTGGATAGGATTTCAAGCTCTGATTCAAAGCATCTATCCACATCACCCTTACGGGCGTTCGGTGTTGGGTACTGAGCAAGAACTGATGCAGCAGTCTCCAGAAGCAATGCGCTGTTTTCACCATGCCCACTATCAGCCGGAAAATATGACAGTGGTAATTGCCGGAGGTATAGCCCAGCAACCAGCTTGGGAATTAGTAAATCGTTCATTTAGTGATTTTGCCGAACGCTCGAATTGTCCGCAGTTTGAGAAAGTGACAAAGCCAGTAATAACAGGAATTCACCGTCAAGAACTGTGTTTACCACGCATAGAACAAGCACGATTGTTGATGGCGTGGTTGGTACCAGGAGTAGAAGAAATCCGCACTAGCTATGGTCTAGATTTATTGTCAGTGTTATTGGCAGAAGGGCGGACTTCGCGTTTAGTGCGTGATTTGCGAGAAGACTTGCAATTGGTACAAGGAATTTATAGTAGTTTTTCTCTACAACGGGAATCAAGTTTATTTACAATTACTGCCTGGTTAGAACCAGAAAATTTAGAAGAAGTTGAGTCTTTAATTTGCGCTCATTTGGATAATTTGCAGACTGAAGGAATTAGCGAACAAGAACTTGCTCGTACACGCAGGTTGCTATGTAATGAGTATGCGTTTTCTACCGAAACACCAAATCAACTGACAGGGCTTTATGGATATTACAATACCATCGCCCAAGCTGAATTAGCTGTGACATATCCACAGCAGATTCAGTCTTTTGATGCTCAAGAACTACAAAAATTAGCTAAACAATATCTCTCACCGCAGAACTATGCGGTTACTGTACTTAAACCCTGTTAG
- a CDS encoding FAD-dependent oxidoreductase has translation MKHRHKVAYSLISLIGFNLISTLAAFDPAMAAPTPKAIATLPRTPDKSVNCEILVVGGGLSGVATAYEGLLAGRTVCLTEITDWLGGQISSQGTSALDERPTQRALKFYSRGYLELRNRIGRKYGKLNPGDCWVSESCFLPRDAHAILTDMLKDAEKQGKGKLQWFPNTVIKDLEIAADGKIINSAIAIQHQPPKGAPPLNTFTLSQSIEDSYSYENSSRFTKTILRFLPKEAKGDAPKWYVVDASETGEIIALADVPYRLGIDARSYLEPSASSTNNDPYCPQGFTYTFAMEATKEPQPQAMPPFYLQYAPYFSYELTRLANFDLVFTYRRIWSPTKGKPAKFGGVSFTAPTLGDISMQNWTWGNDYRPGTAQDNLIYSRQQLQSTGQLNPGGWMGGLRTETLRKAEENALSFYYWLVAGTTDSKLGEGVKQQQSNNRFVSGLNSPMGTVHGLSKYPYMREARRIIGRPSWGQSGGFGIWEIDISRRDYNDQYYSKTLPEDMYRRLRAAVAGLEAISVIEGKVPPDKAMRRTRSTIFPDAVGIGHYAIDFHPCMVNSPPEAPGNTERPGERRGAGQAYPFQIALRAMIPQKIDNLLVGGKSIATSHIAAAAYRVHSFEWSSGAAAGTVASFAIKNAIAPYQLVDDLPKQEPQLEALKRLLQQNGNPTAFPDTSIFNENWDNWR, from the coding sequence ATGAAGCACAGACACAAAGTAGCTTATAGCTTAATATCGCTGATCGGTTTCAATTTAATATCTACCTTAGCTGCATTTGATCCCGCGATGGCTGCGCCAACGCCAAAGGCGATCGCTACATTACCGAGAACCCCAGATAAAAGTGTGAACTGCGAGATTTTAGTTGTGGGTGGTGGACTATCTGGTGTCGCCACAGCTTACGAAGGTTTGCTAGCAGGACGAACGGTTTGCCTCACGGAAATTACTGACTGGCTGGGAGGACAAATTTCTTCTCAAGGGACATCTGCGTTAGACGAACGCCCAACTCAGCGTGCCCTAAAATTCTATTCTCGTGGCTACCTGGAATTGCGAAACCGCATTGGGCGTAAATACGGTAAACTTAACCCCGGTGACTGTTGGGTAAGTGAATCCTGCTTTCTTCCCCGCGATGCTCACGCCATTTTGACCGATATGCTCAAAGATGCCGAAAAGCAGGGTAAAGGGAAGTTGCAATGGTTTCCCAACACAGTAATTAAGGATTTGGAAATTGCTGCTGATGGCAAAATAATTAATAGTGCGATCGCTATCCAACATCAACCACCAAAAGGCGCACCACCTCTCAACACTTTTACTTTATCTCAAAGTATTGAAGATTCTTATAGTTACGAAAACTCATCTCGATTTACTAAAACTATTCTCCGTTTTCTCCCCAAGGAAGCGAAAGGGGATGCTCCTAAATGGTACGTCGTAGACGCGAGCGAAACTGGAGAAATTATTGCCCTTGCTGATGTTCCCTACCGATTAGGTATTGATGCCCGTTCTTACCTAGAACCTTCTGCTTCTAGCACCAATAACGACCCTTATTGCCCTCAAGGATTTACCTACACCTTTGCAATGGAGGCAACTAAGGAACCGCAACCCCAGGCAATGCCCCCCTTCTATTTACAATATGCACCATATTTTAGCTATGAATTAACCCGACTGGCTAACTTTGATTTAGTTTTCACTTATCGTCGCATTTGGAGTCCAACCAAAGGGAAACCAGCAAAATTCGGAGGTGTAAGTTTTACCGCTCCTACACTAGGGGACATCTCCATGCAAAACTGGACTTGGGGTAACGATTACCGCCCTGGAACAGCCCAAGATAACCTAATTTACAGTCGCCAACAGTTACAAAGTACTGGACAGTTAAACCCAGGTGGCTGGATGGGAGGATTGAGGACAGAAACCCTCCGCAAAGCTGAGGAAAATGCCCTCTCTTTCTATTACTGGTTAGTAGCTGGGACTACAGATTCCAAACTGGGGGAGGGTGTTAAGCAGCAGCAAAGCAATAACCGCTTTGTTTCGGGTTTAAATTCGCCAATGGGAACAGTGCATGGCTTATCGAAATATCCCTATATGCGCGAGGCACGGCGCATCATTGGCCGCCCCAGTTGGGGACAATCTGGTGGCTTTGGTATTTGGGAAATTGATATTTCTCGCCGAGATTACAACGATCAGTATTACTCCAAGACTCTGCCAGAAGATATGTATCGGAGGCTACGAGCAGCAGTTGCAGGTTTGGAAGCAATATCAGTAATTGAAGGTAAAGTCCCACCAGACAAAGCAATGCGACGGACTCGTTCTACCATCTTCCCCGATGCTGTGGGTATTGGTCACTACGCTATAGACTTCCATCCTTGTATGGTGAATAGTCCCCCAGAAGCCCCTGGTAACACAGAACGTCCAGGTGAAAGGCGTGGTGCTGGCCAAGCTTATCCCTTCCAAATTGCTCTGAGGGCTATGATTCCTCAGAAAATTGATAATTTGCTGGTAGGTGGCAAAAGCATTGCTACTAGTCATATTGCTGCTGCTGCCTATCGAGTCCATTCCTTTGAATGGTCGTCTGGCGCAGCTGCAGGAACTGTTGCTAGTTTTGCCATCAAAAATGCGATCGCACCCTACCAACTAGTCGATGATTTACCCAAACAAGAGCCACAACTCGAAGCTCTCAAACGGCTTTTGCAACAAAATGGCAACCCCACCGCTTTCCCCGATACATCCATTTTTAACGAAAACTGGGATAATTGGCGGTAG
- a CDS encoding pentapeptide repeat-containing protein, whose product MFWRQGLAFLLAIIIWCVADPVLAVDWTHPLSFSNAELSRRDFSGDSLQAAEFSNANMELANFSNADLRGAVMSASVMTKANLHGADLTNAMVDQVNLTKADLSDAIFKEALLLRAIFNDVNIDGADFTDAILDRAQIKELCRKASGVNSKTGVQTRESLGCQ is encoded by the coding sequence ATGTTTTGGCGGCAAGGGTTGGCGTTCCTTCTTGCAATTATTATCTGGTGCGTGGCTGATCCCGTGCTGGCAGTAGACTGGACTCATCCACTGTCATTTAGTAATGCAGAGTTGTCAAGACGTGATTTTTCTGGTGACAGTTTGCAAGCTGCGGAGTTTTCTAACGCCAATATGGAACTGGCTAACTTTTCAAACGCTGATTTGCGGGGAGCAGTTATGAGTGCTTCGGTGATGACAAAAGCAAATCTCCACGGAGCAGATTTAACGAATGCAATGGTCGATCAGGTAAACTTGACTAAGGCCGATTTGAGTGATGCAATTTTCAAAGAAGCTCTTTTGCTCCGTGCCATATTTAATGATGTGAATATAGACGGTGCAGATTTTACAGATGCAATTTTGGATCGGGCACAAATCAAAGAACTGTGTAGAAAAGCCAGTGGTGTGAATTCCAAAACAGGTGTGCAAACTCGTGAATCTCTAGGATGTCAATGA
- the clpS gene encoding ATP-dependent Clp protease adapter ClpS, which produces MVRNLSADVYGMTTAPTITPERSSQVTRKTYPNYKVIVLNDDFNTFQHVAECLMKYIPGMSGDRAWDLTNQVHYEGQAIVWVGPQEPAELYHQQLRRAGLTMAPLEAA; this is translated from the coding sequence ATGGTTAGGAACCTTTCAGCAGATGTTTACGGGATGACCACAGCACCAACTATAACTCCTGAACGGTCTAGTCAAGTTACCCGTAAGACTTATCCGAATTACAAAGTGATTGTATTAAATGATGATTTTAATACATTCCAACATGTGGCTGAATGTTTGATGAAATATATTCCGGGAATGAGTGGCGATCGCGCGTGGGATCTGACTAATCAGGTACACTATGAAGGTCAAGCGATCGTTTGGGTCGGACCTCAAGAACCTGCGGAACTTTATCACCAGCAGCTGCGCCGAGCAGGTTTGACAATGGCACCTCTAGAAGCAGCTTAA
- a CDS encoding 5-(carboxyamino)imidazole ribonucleotide synthase, translating into MKRVGVIGGGQLAWMMADAAQKLGVELVVQTPSEHDPAVSIAQETVFAPVDDASATEILAQKCDVITFENEFVNLQALSLLAQQGVCFRPSLEALAPLLDKYHQRCYLRDLSLPVPQFFALDEVENLQSKIEYLGFPAVLKARRHGYDGQGTFIIPDFGTLEQKLSYGTITKPLNESFFLLEEFVPFERELAIIAARSVEGEIVTYPVVETQQEQQVCRRVIAPADITPNQVAEIEAIAHTLLNSLKVVGIFGIELFLSADGKVLVNEIAPRTHNSGHFSIDACETSQFEQHLRAVCGLPLGNPALQCAGAVMVNLLGYENSHSDYQSQRQQIAEIPQAHLHWYGKTESRPGRKLGHVTVLLDNQNRESANAIAHTIESIWYPR; encoded by the coding sequence ATGAAACGTGTTGGTGTAATTGGTGGTGGACAACTTGCCTGGATGATGGCGGATGCAGCACAGAAGCTAGGAGTAGAATTAGTAGTACAAACTCCTAGCGAACACGACCCGGCCGTGTCAATCGCTCAGGAAACTGTCTTCGCACCAGTTGATGACGCAAGTGCTACAGAAATATTAGCTCAAAAATGCGATGTCATCACCTTTGAAAATGAATTTGTTAATCTACAAGCTTTATCTCTTTTAGCACAGCAAGGCGTTTGTTTCCGTCCCAGCTTAGAAGCTTTAGCTCCACTTTTAGATAAATATCATCAGCGTTGCTATTTACGCGATTTGAGCTTACCAGTTCCTCAGTTTTTCGCCCTTGACGAGGTGGAAAATCTCCAATCAAAAATAGAATATCTAGGTTTTCCAGCAGTCCTCAAAGCCCGCCGCCACGGTTATGATGGTCAGGGTACTTTCATAATTCCAGATTTTGGTACTTTAGAGCAAAAGCTAAGTTATGGAACTATAACAAAACCTTTAAATGAATCATTTTTCTTGTTAGAAGAATTTGTCCCTTTTGAAAGAGAACTAGCAATAATTGCAGCGCGTTCTGTGGAGGGAGAAATTGTAACTTACCCAGTAGTGGAAACCCAACAAGAACAACAAGTCTGTCGGCGGGTAATTGCGCCTGCTGATATTACACCCAATCAAGTAGCAGAAATAGAAGCGATCGCACATACTCTATTAAATAGCCTAAAAGTAGTCGGAATTTTTGGAATTGAGCTATTTCTCAGCGCTGATGGCAAAGTGCTGGTAAATGAAATTGCGCCTCGTACCCACAATTCTGGGCATTTTTCTATTGACGCTTGTGAAACTTCTCAATTTGAACAGCACCTCAGAGCAGTTTGTGGTTTACCTTTAGGGAATCCAGCTTTGCAGTGCGCTGGCGCTGTAATGGTCAACCTACTGGGGTATGAAAATTCTCACAGCGACTACCAAAGCCAGCGTCAACAAATAGCGGAGATTCCCCAGGCGCACCTTCACTGGTATGGGAAGACAGAATCACGTCCTGGGCGGAAGTTAGGGCATGTTACCGTTTTACTGGATAATCAGAATAGAGAATCGGCAAATGCCATCGCCCACACCATAGAATCTATCTGGTATCCCAGGTAA
- a CDS encoding ATP-binding sensor histidine kinase: MVSIPGYHVSKELYNGSRTLVYRANRENDQKSVVIKLMKTVYPSFIELIQFRNQFTIAKNLNLPGIIQTYSLEPYQNGYVLVMEDFGGISLKDYLTSVETRYIVSLQEFLQVAIALCNILDILIRHRVIHKDIKPANILINPHTKEVKLIDFSIASLLPRETQILMSPNVLEGTLGYLSPEQTGRMNRGIDYRTDFYSLGVTFYELLTGQLPFKSHDPMELVHCHIAKLPPLVHEINPQIAPVLSSIVNKLMAKNAEDRYQSAFGLQYDLENCLAQLKETGKIASFPIAQRDVCDRFIIPEKLYGREPEVETLLKAFDRVTNNQTELMLVAGFSGIGKTALVNEVHKPIVRQRGYFIKGKFDQFNRNIPFSAFVQAFRDLMGQLLSESDVQLSTWKNKVLQVLGDQGQVILEVIPELEQIIGQQPPATELSPSAAQNRFNLLFQKFIQVFTTKEHPLVIFLDDLQWADSASLKLMQLLMNESGSGALLLIGAYRDNEVSTAHPLMLTLADIRKANATIHTIALAPLNKASLNQLMVDTFSCSSEIAQPLTQLVYQKTQGNPFFATQFLKALYEDGLITFNFTQSCWQCDIAAVKALALTDDVVEFVALQLQKLPTATQNVLKLAACIGNQFDLLTLAIVSEQSEIETAASLWKALQERLVLPTSEVYKFFQDSGHDCNSNPLNSNLQVPIYKFLHDRVQQAAYLLIPDKEKQFTHLKVGQLLLQNTSESQQEERIFEIVSQLNCGISLITQPSERQQLAQLNLNAGRKAKEATAYGAAIHYLKSGIQLLTINSWKIAYELTRSLYEEAAEATFLNNEFEQMESLIQVVMEETTTLLDRVKVYEVELQADQVRNQSFKAIATGRELLAQLGVTLPESVTRPDIQQYVVNTLSTLAARSIEGLVDLPLMDDTKALVALRIMASIAPAIHQAAPYLFPIIACEEVNLSLKYGNAPLSAPGYADFGIVLNICNQIESGYEFGQLALMLVDRFKAKSVQSMTLFKVSALNQFNKQHVRTSISLLQESHTLGLETGDFFHVLASMIFKLFYVYLSGTEVLEVLLADIKAYESNFAQNQRLLNWSNIICQSINNLTESSDNPERFIGEDYQDEQLLSALIKENDELTLHVFFLSKLTLSYLFENFPAAVENGNQGEQYLNGGAGMLSVPVFYYYDSLSRLAVYPTAEPSQQEQLLLKVGENQEKLQFRAKFAPMNFQHKFDLVEAERYRVLGDKLAAIELYDRAITLAKANQYIQEEALSNELAAKFYLDWGKEKIAQVYMQEAYYCYARWGAKTKTEDLEKRYPQLLAPILQGQHHQLQLSSTIDGSSFPHQTIHTNLSSSSISEALDFATIFKAAQVLSSEIQLEQLLATLLQVVMENAGAKKAALLVLEQGNLVVKAVATINEGVTLVSVPLSSSQNIPIALVNYVKHSLKTVVLDNATVKNDFITDQYLMQQQPKSVLCTPILRHGQLIGLLYLENKLTIGAFTSDRTEVIQLLCAQAAISLENARLYQESQNYAQQLERSLQELEHTQLQMVQNEKMATLGNLVAGVAHEINNPIGFLKGSLNNAEEYIQDLLAHIQCYQQHHPTSAIAVIEHGEEIDLEFLTQDLPKLVSSMKVASERIKDISISLRTFSRADTTEKVACNLHEGIESTLLILKYRLKANEKRPAIEVITEYGKLPLVKCFLGQLNQVFMNILANAIDALDTSSEGLSFAQAQANHHQILINTEVSSDQSKVAIRIKDNGQGMPEEIKARIFDHLFTTKEVGKGTGLGLAIARQIVEETHNGRLRCNSVLGEGTEFVIEIPVF, from the coding sequence ATGGTCAGCATTCCCGGATATCACGTTAGCAAAGAACTCTACAATGGTTCTCGAACCTTGGTTTATCGTGCTAATCGAGAAAATGACCAAAAATCTGTGGTGATTAAGCTGATGAAAACTGTTTATCCCAGTTTCATTGAATTGATACAGTTTCGGAACCAGTTCACCATCGCCAAAAACTTAAATCTACCTGGAATCATTCAAACATACAGCCTGGAACCCTATCAGAATGGCTATGTGTTAGTGATGGAAGACTTTGGGGGAATTTCTCTCAAAGATTATTTGACCTCTGTAGAGACACGATATATTGTGTCTCTACAAGAGTTTTTACAAGTAGCGATCGCACTGTGCAATATATTAGATATTCTAATTCGCCATCGGGTCATTCACAAAGATATTAAACCCGCCAATATTTTAATTAATCCACACACTAAAGAAGTTAAGTTAATAGACTTTAGTATTGCATCTCTGTTGCCACGGGAAACTCAAATCTTGATGAGTCCTAATGTGCTAGAAGGAACACTTGGCTATTTATCACCAGAGCAAACTGGACGAATGAATCGGGGAATTGACTACCGGACTGATTTTTATTCTCTAGGTGTAACTTTTTACGAGTTATTAACAGGGCAATTACCATTTAAATCACACGATCCGATGGAATTGGTACATTGTCATATTGCAAAACTTCCGCCTTTAGTACATGAGATTAATCCGCAAATTGCGCCTGTACTCTCATCCATTGTGAATAAACTGATGGCGAAAAATGCCGAAGACCGCTATCAGAGCGCATTTGGGTTGCAATATGATTTAGAAAATTGTTTGGCTCAACTCAAAGAAACGGGAAAAATTGCAAGCTTCCCAATTGCCCAACGGGATGTGTGCGATCGCTTTATTATCCCAGAAAAACTCTATGGTCGTGAGCCTGAAGTTGAAACTCTTCTCAAAGCCTTTGACCGCGTTACCAACAATCAGACGGAACTAATGCTGGTGGCTGGTTTTTCTGGTATTGGGAAAACGGCTTTGGTCAACGAGGTTCACAAACCCATTGTCCGACAGAGGGGTTACTTCATCAAAGGCAAATTTGACCAATTTAATCGTAATATTCCTTTCTCTGCTTTTGTACAGGCATTTCGAGACTTAATGGGACAATTGCTGAGTGAAAGTGATGTCCAATTGTCAACTTGGAAAAATAAAGTTTTACAAGTGCTGGGCGATCAGGGGCAAGTTATTCTTGAAGTAATTCCAGAACTCGAACAAATTATTGGTCAACAACCACCTGCAACGGAACTCTCACCAAGTGCAGCCCAGAATCGCTTTAATTTACTCTTTCAAAAATTCATTCAAGTATTCACCACAAAAGAACATCCACTAGTAATTTTCCTTGATGATTTGCAGTGGGCTGATTCTGCATCACTCAAATTGATGCAGCTGCTGATGAACGAGTCAGGAAGTGGAGCTTTACTTTTAATTGGAGCTTATCGAGATAATGAAGTATCTACCGCGCATCCGTTAATGTTGACTTTAGCGGATATTCGCAAAGCCAATGCTACGATTCATACTATTGCTTTAGCTCCGTTAAATAAAGCTAGTTTAAATCAATTGATGGTTGATACCTTTAGTTGTTCAAGTGAAATTGCCCAACCTCTAACGCAACTCGTCTATCAAAAAACTCAAGGCAATCCATTTTTTGCAACGCAATTTCTCAAAGCATTATATGAAGATGGACTGATTACTTTTAATTTTACTCAAAGTTGCTGGCAATGTGATATTGCTGCTGTGAAAGCACTTGCTCTGACCGATGATGTGGTAGAGTTCGTAGCGCTACAGTTGCAGAAGTTGCCAACAGCAACGCAAAATGTGTTGAAATTAGCCGCATGTATTGGCAACCAGTTTGATTTGCTAACCTTAGCAATTGTTTCTGAACAATCGGAAATTGAAACGGCAGCGTCTTTATGGAAAGCTTTACAAGAAAGGTTAGTTTTACCTACTAGTGAAGTTTATAAATTTTTTCAAGATAGTGGGCATGATTGTAACTCAAATCCTCTAAATTCCAATTTACAAGTCCCTATCTACAAATTTTTACACGATCGCGTGCAGCAAGCTGCCTATTTGCTAATTCCAGATAAAGAGAAACAATTTACCCATCTTAAAGTTGGCCAATTACTCTTGCAAAATACCTCTGAGTCTCAGCAAGAGGAGCGAATTTTTGAGATTGTAAGTCAGTTGAATTGTGGAATATCGCTAATCACCCAGCCAAGTGAACGTCAACAATTAGCTCAGTTAAATTTGAATGCTGGTCGAAAAGCGAAAGAAGCTACTGCTTATGGTGCAGCAATTCATTATCTCAAGTCGGGAATACAATTGCTGACAATTAATAGTTGGAAAATCGCCTATGAACTGACTCGAAGTTTATACGAAGAAGCTGCCGAAGCTACCTTTCTCAACAATGAATTTGAGCAGATGGAATCTCTTATCCAGGTTGTCATGGAAGAAACAACCACCTTACTGGATAGGGTAAAAGTTTATGAAGTGGAACTCCAAGCCGATCAGGTGCGGAATCAATCATTCAAAGCGATCGCAACTGGGCGTGAACTTCTGGCTCAACTTGGGGTAACATTACCTGAATCAGTAACACGTCCAGACATTCAGCAATATGTAGTCAATACGCTCTCTACTTTGGCAGCCAGAAGTATTGAGGGCTTAGTTGATTTGCCATTGATGGACGATACCAAAGCTTTGGTTGCTTTGCGGATTATGGCTAGCATTGCTCCCGCCATCCACCAGGCTGCGCCTTATCTGTTCCCAATTATTGCCTGCGAAGAGGTGAATTTATCTCTTAAATACGGCAATGCACCACTTTCTGCACCAGGATATGCAGATTTTGGAATTGTACTTAATATTTGTAACCAAATCGAGTCAGGCTACGAATTTGGCCAGCTAGCTTTAATGCTTGTAGATAGATTTAAAGCAAAATCTGTTCAAAGTATGACTCTATTTAAGGTAAGTGCATTGAATCAATTTAATAAACAACATGTTCGCACCTCAATTAGTTTATTACAGGAATCCCATACTCTTGGATTAGAAACAGGCGATTTTTTTCATGTGCTGGCATCGATGATTTTCAAGCTATTCTATGTCTATTTAAGTGGCACAGAAGTTTTGGAAGTCTTGCTAGCAGATATCAAAGCTTACGAGTCTAATTTCGCCCAAAATCAGCGCTTATTAAATTGGTCGAATATAATCTGTCAGAGCATTAACAATTTAACCGAATCTAGCGATAATCCAGAGCGCTTCATTGGTGAAGATTATCAAGATGAACAACTATTATCTGCGCTCATTAAAGAAAATGACGAATTAACACTTCATGTATTTTTCCTAAGTAAATTAACGCTTAGTTATTTGTTTGAGAATTTTCCGGCGGCAGTTGAAAATGGAAATCAGGGAGAGCAATACCTTAACGGTGGCGCAGGAATGTTATCTGTGCCTGTCTTCTACTACTACGATTCTTTATCTCGGCTTGCTGTCTATCCAACGGCGGAACCATCTCAACAAGAACAATTACTCTTAAAGGTTGGCGAAAATCAGGAAAAATTGCAGTTTCGAGCCAAATTTGCACCGATGAATTTCCAGCACAAATTTGATTTGGTGGAAGCAGAACGCTATCGGGTTCTGGGCGACAAGTTGGCAGCAATAGAATTATACGATCGCGCCATAACTCTAGCGAAAGCAAACCAATATATCCAAGAAGAAGCTTTGAGCAATGAGCTAGCTGCCAAGTTCTACCTCGACTGGGGCAAAGAAAAAATCGCCCAAGTTTATATGCAAGAAGCTTATTACTGTTATGCTCGTTGGGGCGCTAAAACCAAAACGGAGGATTTAGAAAAACGCTATCCTCAACTTCTGGCTCCCATCTTACAAGGGCAGCATCATCAGTTACAACTGAGTTCAACCATTGATGGCTCGTCATTCCCACATCAAACCATTCACACAAATCTTTCTAGCAGCAGTATTTCTGAAGCCCTCGATTTTGCCACCATCTTTAAAGCCGCACAAGTTCTCTCCAGTGAAATTCAATTAGAGCAATTGCTCGCTACTCTTTTGCAAGTGGTAATGGAAAATGCTGGAGCGAAAAAAGCTGCCCTACTTGTACTCGAACAGGGCAACTTAGTGGTTAAAGCTGTAGCCACCATCAATGAAGGGGTGACTCTAGTATCTGTACCATTGTCAAGCAGCCAAAACATTCCGATCGCATTGGTAAACTATGTCAAACACAGCTTAAAAACTGTGGTGCTGGATAATGCAACAGTAAAAAACGATTTTATTACTGACCAATATTTGATGCAGCAACAACCCAAAAGTGTGTTGTGTACGCCGATTTTGCGTCATGGCCAATTAATCGGGTTACTATATCTGGAAAATAAGTTGACGATTGGCGCATTTACAAGCGATCGCACCGAAGTTATCCAACTGCTATGCGCTCAAGCCGCCATCTCTCTAGAAAATGCCCGTCTTTATCAAGAATCTCAAAATTATGCCCAACAGTTAGAGCGATCGCTACAAGAACTAGAGCATACCCAATTACAAATGGTGCAAAATGAAAAAATGGCAACCTTGGGTAATTTGGTTGCTGGGGTGGCACATGAAATTAATAATCCCATTGGATTTTTGAAAGGCAGCCTTAACAATGCCGAAGAGTATATTCAAGACTTACTCGCCCATATCCAATGCTACCAACAACATCATCCCACTTCTGCGATCGCAGTCATTGAGCATGGCGAAGAAATTGACCTAGAATTCTTGACTCAAGACTTACCAAAACTCGTAAGCTCAATGAAGGTGGCAAGCGAACGGATTAAAGACATTAGCATTAGTCTTCGCACTTTCTCCAGAGCCGATACAACCGAAAAAGTTGCTTGTAATCTCCATGAAGGGATTGAGAGTACGCTGTTGATTTTGAAGTATCGCCTCAAAGCTAACGAAAAACGTCCAGCAATTGAAGTTATCACCGAATACGGTAAATTGCCACTAGTTAAGTGCTTTTTAGGACAATTAAATCAAGTATTTATGAACATCCTCGCTAATGCAATTGATGCCTTAGATACATCCAGTGAGGGGCTTTCTTTTGCCCAAGCGCAAGCCAATCATCACCAAATACTGATTAACACCGAAGTATCCAGTGACCAAAGCAAGGTGGCAATTCGCATCAAAGATAACGGTCAGGGGATGCCAGAGGAGATTAAAGCAAGGATCTTTGACCACCTGTTTACAACAAAAGAGGTTGGAAAGGGGACAGGATTAGGATTAGCGATCGCTCGTCAAATTGTCGAGGAAACCCATAATGGGCGGTTGAGGTGCAATTCTGTGCTTGGTGAAGGAACAGAATTTGTCATTGAGATTCCGGTGTTTTAA